ggagtaatagttgtagatgcaggcaggagtcggcctacttgtcacgaatgtgatgcctatatgtgtgatcattgccatgaatatcgtcataactatgcacttttctatcaattgcccaacagtaatttctttacccactgtatgctatgtgttcgagagcaaagcctctagtgaaaactatggcccctaggtctacttttatcatattattaaaaccaaaaatactttgATGTAATTTTAtaatttttatttacttttatttttatttatctatctatcactattagaattaatccttgcaagtatTTTCTTTTGTATGTGTAGGTGCTGCTAACGAAGGTTTGCGTGGTTCTCTTATTCATTCGATAACTTtcgttctcactgagggaaatacttatctctactgtacttcttcacccctcctcttcggagaaaatCCCAACACAGTTTACAAGTAGCAGATATTTGGtgtcattttcaatcaacaatatgttgtctacatataatattagaaatgccaaTGAGCTCCTACTAAACTTCTTGTATACACGAGCTTCCTCATCATTTTaagacaaactcttttaccacttcATCAAAACGTTCATTCCAGCTCCTTGATGCTCGCTTCATAGCATAGATTGAACTTTGAAGCTTGCACACCTTTCCAGtattctttggatcgacaaaagcTTCTGCTCTGTCAGATTTCCATTTAAgaaagcagttttgacatccatctgtcatatCTGATAGTCGAAATATGTAGCTATATCCATCAAGAGCCATAAGGAAATACATctctggatgggcaaaacacaccaATGGGTGGTAGAAAAAAGTAAAGCAACGCCTCTCAACTATTATTGACGACCTCGATCAAACCGCAAAACTCGCATCTTCTCTCAACAAGAGATTGAGTTGAAAAATCAATCCAACGAGAAGATTGCACGTCTTCTTCATGAAGAGGAAATCAAATATTACCAAAGATCCAAAGCTGACATCATCCTGAAGGGAGACAGTAATACACGATATTTCCAATTGGTCGCCAACGGTCAGCATAGGAAGAAGTGTATTTTTAGTCTCCATCAAGACGACGGGAGGATCAAAGGTCAGGCAGAGCTCAAGAGTTATATCACTAAATACTACAAATCTCTTTTCGGGGCACCAGATCAAGGGAATTTCACCCTTGACGAGACCAGAATAGATGATATTCCACAGGTCATGACAGAAGAGAATTCTATCATCACGGCACCTTTCTCTAAAGAGGAGGTGAGAGCTGCGGTAttccaaatggaacataacaaagctccTGGTCCTAATGGCTTCCCTGCAGAATTATATCAGAATTTCTGGGATGTCATCAAGACTGACCTTTTGGAGTTGTTCAATTGTCTTCATGCCGGCCAACTTGAACTATTCAGGCTTGATTTTGGTGAGATCGTTTTGTTGTCGAAAATTAAGGAGGCTGAGTGGATTTAGCAATGCTGACCCATATGTCTCCTTAATGCCAGCTTCAATATTTTCACCAAAGTGGCTACTAATAGGTTCAACACGATTGATGATCATGTCATACGGCCATCTCAAACAACTTTCATGCAAAGAAGAAATATACCTGATGGAGTAGTAATCCTACATGAGACCGTTCACCAGATGCACCGAAAAAACATGAATGGAGTAATTTTCAAGATTGCCTTTGAAAAGGCttatgacaaggtcaaatggtcATTCTCTGATAAATGGCGTGAGTGGATCCAAAATTTTGTcactggaggtagtgtggccatcacTGGAGGTAGTGTAGGCCATTACTTTCAGACAAAAAAAGGACTACGCCAGGGTGACTCCATGtctccaatgttatttaacattgttgctgacatgttggctattctgattgaTCGTGCCAAGCAAGATGGTCAGattgcaggagtagtgccacaccttgtggatggtggcctcactattctgcaatatgccgatgatacaTTTTTTTATGGAATATGACCTGAACAAGGCTCGAAACCTGAAACTATTGCTTTCAGCGTTTGAGCAAATGTCCGGCcttaaaattaacttccataaaagtgaaatGTACTGCTTTGAAGAAGCCAGTGAGATGGCAGCCGACTACGCTGACCTGTTTGGGCATGCGCAAGGCCAATTCCCAATTAAATATTTAGGAATACCAATTCATTATCGGCGTCTCACAAATGCGGAATGGAAACATGTAGATGAGCGCTTGGAGAAACAgttgagcagttggaaaggcaaTTTGCTCTCTGTTGGAGGACGACTAGTTTTGATCAATTatgtcctcacaaatatggttctctatatgctttcttttTTCCAAATCCCAAAAGGGGTCTTGCAAAGGTTGGATTATTTTAGATCTATATTCTTTTGGCAAGGATATAGTCAAAAGAAAAAGTATAGGCTGATCAAACAGGGCTTGGTTTGTAGGCCaaaagaccaaggtggccttggcATTCATGACCTATAGGTCAAGAATCATGCAttacttagtaaatggttgttcaaactacttactaaggatggtgtttggcaaaccctCATACGCAAAATGTTTCTAGACCGAAAGGATATGTGTTAGGCCTATTGAAAACCTGGTGACTCACACTTTTTGGCTGGCCTAATGGCGGTAAAGAAGCATCTTTTCCATTTTGGATCATTTGCGATAAATGACGGCTCGGAGATTCGTTTATGGGAGGACAACTGACTAGGCAATGCCAGCCTCTGAGAACAATATCCTTCTCTGCACCGCATTGATCGTAGTAAGAATGATACTCTCACACAGGTCCTCAGTTCATCCCCGCTAAATATTTCTTTCGGGCGGGATTTGATCGGCCCCTGTCTTATGTCATGGCAAAATCTATTGTCTAGATTGGATTCGACTAAGCTGACACAAGGACGGGATGTGTCCGCTGGAACCTCCCTACATCTGGGTCCTTCACAATCGACTCTATGTACCATGCACTCACGCATTCAGAGGTCCCAGTGGATAATGACAAGAAAATTTGGAAGTCGAAGATTACACTAAaagttaaaatcttcatgtggtatcttcgaaGGAGGGTGTGCTCATCAAAGACAACCTTGCCCGTCGCAATTGGCAAGGAAGTAAGAAGTGTAGCTTTTGTACTCACAGTGAGACAATCAAAAAACTCTTTTTTCAGTGCAGCTTGCGCGTTCTATATGGTCAATCATCCAAATAGCGTTCAATTtatatccgcccacaagtgttgacaatatttttggtcattggttggacgctATTTTAAATAGGGTCAAAATGTTATTgagggtgggagcgtatgccttattgtggtcgctttggctatgtagaaataatTTGTTTTTAATAACATAAACTTTTTtgctttgcaggttattttccgttgtacgcacttGCTTCGTATGTGGTCTACAGTACAACGAACGGAATACCAATCACTGTTCAAGGTggtgtgtacgcggttggagcGGTTGGAGCGGGTGGCTAaggaggtttttacccaacatgagTGGGAGTATAATCTCCGGATCGGCCACCACCTTCTTTGACATAGGCAGAGTGTTGGTCCTATATGACTCTACTGTTGCTGATATGTCGGTTTctcatttattttccttttttatcaaACTTTtggtgtttggctgtgtgcatcttcgTTACGCAGAGACCGGGTGTTACTCATCATATTTTTGTATTCGCTTGATGCTACAATTTAAGTTAATAAAAACGCACCTTATCGAAAAAAGGTGAATGGGGTGTGATTAGACAAGGTGTACTTTGTCAAGATGCAAATGAAGCAGGAAAGAGAAAGCTGGAGAGGCGATGATGCACGACAGACGGCCCTCATGAGGACGGGCGCAGTTCCCGCGTGACCGTGTCTGGCGACTGCGACCGAGCACGCTCGCAGGCATACGCCTCCGCTTTGTTCCGGCTACTACGACAAGCATTGCTGTGGAGACTGATCGTGACGCTGATGAGAAGCACAGTACAATGAAAATGATCAGGAAAGAATCAGGCGGTGCATCGAGACTTGGCATGTGAATTTTGAACCGGTTGAACCAGATTAGATATGTTAGTGGTGGCCTGTCAGATGGACTTGTATTGAGGGAAGTATGCAGCACAAGAAAGGTACGGGAGTTGGCCTATCAGATGAATTTTTAATTGACTTGTTGCCTCCTTTCTATAGCATGGCCCGCTTGAAAGAGCCGAGAGGAAGAGTTGGGGCACGGGAGTTAACGTAGGACCACCAACTGCAAACTTTATAATTAAGAAAGAGAAGATACTCCCTTCCCTTTGTCTCATAATGTAAAATCTTGTTACGTCCAATGAATATATTATATTggatgtaataacatcttatattatgactCGTATTGGATGCAATAAGATCTTAAATTATACTCGCTCAATTTCTTTATAGAATGTGtgtttgttttttgataaaatttcagAATGTAAGTTGCATTTTTTCTAATTACCTTGTTAGCCCTTCAAAAAACGAAAAGTATCTCTCTTCTGATTATTTGTATCTCTCCAGAGGGAGTATGTGTTTGTGTTTGGTACAAAGAATCTCTGAATAAACTGATGCTCCTTACGGATGGAGTGGCTGGCTTATAGCTCAGCTGGCAACGGTGAAACGATACAGGGCGGCAGATGAACTGTTACAGTAAAAGTAAGTAACACTTCGGTGAAGTAGGCGAGCCACGCGAGCCGTCGGATCTCCAGAGCATCTTGAACATCAGCCGCATGTTAACTGACGAAGAATGACACTGGATCTGAATATGCAGGCCTGAGCCTGACACCGGCGAGCTCTACAAAGCTGCGCCGTTCTCTGTTTTTCAATGAGGATAACCAAAACTGAATGAGATCAGCGGTCAGTGTTTAGCCTACACCAACCTCCGGTTGCAGACGACGAGTAGAAAAGTTGGATTGAAGCGAATTGATCTGAgtgtgtttgaattaatttgctTGCAGTCGAACTTCAGGCACTGTTTTTCATCTCTTTCGCGAGCATACAGCGTCTATCCAAATCTGTAGGTCCTGAATTAGCTGAAAGATTGTAAAGTCCACTTGCAGCCGGACACTAGATATGATCTGCATCAACAATTTTTCGCTCGGAAGTAATCAGAATCTTTTAACATATCAAGCAACCTTTCAATAGTATTTTGACTCCAATGATCCAATCAGACAAGGCAGAGAGAGAACGTGGAATTATCTAAAACCTTTGCTCGTTCAAGTGAATAGCTAGTGAATAGTGCTAAACTCTGTTTCTAAATAtgagacgtttttgcagttcaatttgaacagagggagtactatacttgACAACTCGAAGTGCAGACGAAAAAAGCAGGCTTCCTTTGCAGTAGACCATATCAATTGTCCCGACTCTCAAGTTACAGAGGGAGGAGACCCACCCATCTGCAGACGGCAAACATCAAGGAGGCGAGAAACACGGCGGACCGTCACCCGTCAGAAGCTGGGGATGCCCAGGACAAACTAGAAGAGGCTCAGAATATGCTGCTGCTGGTGGAACCGTCCAACTCGCTGCTCAAGACCGACCTGCAGGAGCTCGCTCTTAACGTTCTTGGCATTCTTAGGGTGGAGAGACTGAGCATGAACATTGAGAACTAACTAAGCTTAGAAGTTGAGCTAGCTGTTATGGAATTATGGTTTCTTGTTGCTCAAGTGTTGTAATATAAACTAAAATCCTACTATTTTGCTTCCAAAGTTGGAATTCGATCCAAACAATTTCGACCATCTAACCTTGCTAGATAGAGCACATATATAATGATATTTAAAATTTACAAGTTGGCATGGAACAATATTTATTTGGACCTACCTACTGTGAATACTAAAAACCCAAGCCAACAATGTTTTTCGTGTCATTCTCACATGTTTTTACTAGAAGAGCAACTTGTGTACTCCATGGGGGTGCTAGACCATTATACAATACAAGCACATGTAGTTTATAAGGATACATGTTAGCAGCCGTGTATGACCCACCCTCGAACTCGTCACAGCCAATTGTTTCGAGACTTTTCTATTGCGTGAGAAAACTCTGCAAGACTTTGCAGAGGCTAGTTAGTTTGTCCAGACGCCATAGACATCGACCAGCAGCTTCCTCATTGATTGTCTTCCTGCTTGCTATGGAGGCTGCCATATCTGTAGTCACAGCTGAGCTAGTAAGCCGTTTCATCTCCTTCCTGAAGAACAAGTACCAATCCTCCTTGAACCATGCCGAATCCGAGGAGAAGGTGGTGGAGAGATTGCAGCACCTCCTGACGAGAGTCAGCATCGTCGTTGAGGAGGCAGATGGGCGGTACATAACTAACTCTGGGATGTTATTGCAGCTGAAGATGCTCTCAGAGGCCATGTACAAAGGATACCGCGTGCTGGACACCTTGAGGTACAAAACCCTCCAAGACAGTGCATGCTTTGACAAGGTTAGCATCAACGACTCATCTAGTAGCAGCTTGTATTTAGCCATTCCTTTCAAGCGTTCTCGAACATATCGTGAGAAGGATGACAAGGCCATGTGCCTCGAGTCAGATGGTGTCATGGAAAGCTTAGAAACTATTGTTGCTCATATGGCAGAATTTGTTGTGCTTCTTGGTGGATGTGAGCGCATGTCTCGTAGGctatatgatgtttatctttacaCCAACAGCTACAGGTTCGGCCGACATGCCGAAAAGCAAAGGCTCTTGACCTTCTTGTTGGAGCACAACATCCCTCCTGGCGATCATGCACTAGAAGTTCTTCCGATCATCGGTGGTGTTGGAGTTGGGAAGAAAACATTGGTTGCTCATGTGTGTGGCAACGAGAGGGTTCGCTCACGCTTCTCCTCTATTTTGCACTTGAATGGAGACAACCTCATGACGATACTTGACCATGGAAGGACCATGTTTGGGAtgatgttggtagttattgagtttGCCTCTGATGTGGATGACGATGACTGGAAAAGGTTTCACTCCTTTCTCATAAGAGTCAGCAGAGGAAGCAAAATCATCATCGTAAGTGAACTTACAAGATTAGCCCGGTTTGGATCAGTGCAACCTATTTTTCAAAGTGTTTTGTCTTATGACGAGTTGAGATATCTTTTCAAGACTCTGGCATTCGGGAGTGTAGATCCCATAGAACATCCACAACTAGTACAAATAGCAGATGGGTTTGCCAAGGAGTTGCACACTATGCAAGGCGCACTTGTCGCAACAAATATGTACGCAGATGTCTTGAGAAGGAACCTCGATGTTCAGTCCTGGCGTTGCATATTGGACAGGGGAATAAGATATGTTAAAAGAAACATCTCCATATATGGCGTGCATCCAAGCACGCTTCTAGAACAAGGCCACCTAGTGGACATAACTGACTTTACTTTGCACCCACTTAGCATGAGACGTTATACAATTAATGCTTCAATCAAGGAAGAATCACCAAGTATGACATTGGGGGAACTTCTAGCCAATCCTAGCGTTAGACCCAATGAAGATTTCATTCTAATTTCATGGGAATCAAGGATACCCCCTCGCAACACATTTGCCCGCATTGTTACAAGTCATGCTGAGGACACAAGTGAAGGTAGTGCTTTACATCCCGGGAGGAAACGACGAGGAGCGCCCATTTAATTTTATTTCAATACTCGTGTAATGTAATTCTTTTGTAAATTACATTATACATTATAAACGAATGTGTTCATGTATACGGAGTACCGTTGAACTAAATGTATTACAGATCGCATGTAACGTACAGTAAACTTGTATGTTTTACAAGATCAAACTATTCACCACATG
The window above is part of the Triticum aestivum cultivar Chinese Spring chromosome 2A, IWGSC CS RefSeq v2.1, whole genome shotgun sequence genome. Proteins encoded here:
- the LOC123184229 gene encoding uncharacterized protein — encoded protein: MEAAISVVTAELVSRFISFLKNKYQSSLNHAESEEKVVERLQHLLTRVSIVVEEADGRYITNSGMLLQLKMLSEAMYKGYRVLDTLRYKTLQDSACFDKVSINDSSSSSLYLAIPFKRSRTYREKDDKAMCLESDGVMESLETIVAHMAEFVVLLGGCERMSRRLYDVYLYTNSYRFGRHAEKQRLLTFLLEHNIPPGDHALEVLPIIGGVGVGKKTLVAHVCGNERVRSRFSSILHLNGDNLMTILDHGRTMFGMMLVVIEFASDVDDDDWKRFHSFLIRVSRGSKIIIVSELTRLARFGSVQPIFQSVLSYDELRYLFKTLAFGSVDPIEHPQLVQIADGFAKELHTMQGALVATNMYADVLRRNLDVQSWRCILDRGIRYVKRNISIYGVHPSTLLEQGHLVDITDFTLHPLSMRRYTINASIKEESPSMTLGELLANPSVRPNEDFILISWESRIPPRNTFARIVTSHAEDTSEGSALHPGRKRRGAPI